The Rhododendron vialii isolate Sample 1 chromosome 6a, ASM3025357v1 genome includes a window with the following:
- the LOC131331473 gene encoding uncharacterized protein LOC131331473 yields the protein MGSKFHELPPLKRYRLMQQDLEQKHQNRGSASLSCLPAKKRKQSRDPPPPLPAAAAAFCLPAKKRVWAPHPDFVPDEPISPFDLNVEYKPPFDEEEENAQEAASVPIANNIDEIEELEEQNASIAKDINETGENEEGDADEEEVNAQETENGPVSNNIDEIEEHEKEENNVSIAERINEAEENGEGEGDADDGIECAVCQSTDGDPSDPIVFCDGCDLMVHSTCYGSPLVEGIPEGDWFCAQCLVSQSAQTGNGNVGSFSCCLCPVAGGAMKPTNDGRWAHIVCAVYVPEVFFMDPEGREGIDLSRVPDKRWGQSCYVCESGRGCAIDCSEPKCPLAFHVGCGLKEELCIEYREGRNKGAVVAGFCKKHTELWKKQQETGKFRIVAR from the exons ATGGGGAGCAAATTTCACGAATTACCGCCTCTCAAGAGGTACAGGCTCATGCAACAAGATCTGGagcaaaaacaccaaaaccGCGGCTCGGCTTCGTTATCTTGTCTtccagcaaaaaaaagaaaacaatcgCGGGACCCACCGCCACCACTCCCCGCTGCCGCTGCCGCCTTCTGTTTGCCGGCCAAGAAAAGGGTATGGGCTCCCCATCCCGACTTCGTCCCAGACGAACCGATTTCTCCCTTCGACCTCAACGTCGAGTACAAACCCCCAttcgatgaagaagaagaaaatgcacaaGAAGCGGCTAGCGTTCCTATTGCAAACAATATCGATGAAATCGAAGAACTTGAAGAACAGAATGCTTCAATTGCGAAGGATATCAATGAAACGGGAGAAAACGAAGAAGGAGATGCTGATGAAGAAGAAGTCAATGCACAAGAAACAGAGAACGGTCCTGTTTCAAACAATATCGACGAAATTGAAGAAcacgaaaaagaagaaaataatgttTCAATCGCGGAGAGAATTAACGAAGCGGAAGAAAACGGAGAAGGAGAGGGCGATGCCGATGATGGGATCGAATGCGCCGTGTGCCAGAGCACAGACGGTGACCCCTCAGACCCAATTGTGTTCTGTGATGGGTGTGACCTCATGGTCCACTCAACTTGCTATGGATCTCCCCTTGTAGAGGGTATTCCAGAAGGTGATTGGTTTTGTGCCCAATGCTTAGTTTCTCAATCAGCCCAAACTGGAAATGGGAATGTTGGTTCCTTTTCTTGCTGCCTCTGCCCAGTCGCTGGTGGGGCCATGAAACCCACCAACGATGGGCGGTGGGCCCACATTGTGTGCGCGGTGTACGTGCCCGAGGTGTTCTTTATGGATCCGGAAGGCCGAGAAGGGATCGATTTATCCAGGGTTCCTGACAAGAGGTGGGGGCAGAGTTGTTATGTGTGTGAGAGTGGAAGGGGTTGCGCCATCGATTGTTCTGAGCCGAAGTGCCCGTTGGCGTTCCATGTGGGGTGTGGGTTGAAGGAAGAGCTCTGTATTGAGTACAGAGAAGGGAGGAACAAGGGGGCTGTTGTTGCTGGGTTTTGCAAGAAACACACTGAGCTGTGGAAGAAG cAACAAGAAACAGGAAAGTTCAGGATTGTGGCTAGGTGA
- the LOC131331467 gene encoding trifunctional UDP-glucose 4,6-dehydratase/UDP-4-keto-6-deoxy-D-glucose 3,5-epimerase/UDP-4-keto-L-rhamnose-reductase RHM1 isoform X2: MAEYTPKNILITGAAGFIASHVANRLIRNYPDYKIVVLDKLDYCSNLKNLLPARSSPNFKFVKGDIASADLVNFLLITESIDTIMHFAAQTHVDNSFGNSFEFTKNNIYGTHVLLEACKVTGQIRRFIHVSTDEVYGETDEDAVVGNHEASQLLPTNPYSATKAGAEMLVMAYGRSYGLPVITTRGNNVYGPNQFPEKLIPKFILLAMQGKVLPIHGDGSNVRSYLYCEDVAEAFEVILHKGEVGHVYNIGTKKERRVIDVATDVCKLFSMDPETSIKFVENRPFNDQRYFLDDEKLKNLGWSERTRWEEGLKITMDWYINNPDWWGDVSGALLPHPRTLMMPGGIERHFDGAEKCNDGSSPYSSASQNQTKMVVPVSKSSGSPRKPPLKFLIYGRTGWLGGLLGKICEKQGIVYEYGKGRLEDRSLLLADIQSVKPTHVFNAAGVTGRPNVDWCETHKTETIRANVAGTLTLADVCREHGLLMMNFATGCIFEYDANHPEGSGIGFKEEDTPNFTGSFYSKTKAMVEELLKEYDNVCTLRVRMPISSDLNNPRNFITKISRYNKVVNIPNSMTILDELLPISVEMAKRNLRGIWNFTNPGVVSHNEILEMYKEYIDPGFKWANFTLEEQAKVIVAPRSNNEMDASKLKKEFPELLSIKESLIKYVFEPNKKTSAA; encoded by the exons ATGGCTGAATATACCCCAAAGAACATCCTTATTACTGGGGCTGCTGGATTCATTGCATCTCATGTTGCTAACCGGCTTATCCGGAACTATCCTGACTACAAGATTGTCGTGCTCGACAAACTCGATTACTGTTCAAATCTCAAGAATTTACTTCCTGCTCGATCATCTCCCAACTTCAAGTTTGTTAAGGGGGACATTGCAAGTGCTGACCTCGTCAACTTCCTCCTCATCACTGAATCTATCGACACAATAATGCACTTTGCAGCCCAAACCCATGTCGATAACTCCTTTGGTAACAGCTTTGAGTTTACCAAAAACAACATTTATGGAACCCATGTTCTTCTAGAAGCATGCAAAGTCACTGGCCAAATTAGAAGGTTCATCCATGTGAGCACTGACGAGGTCTATGGAGAGACTGATGAAGATGCTGTGGTGGGAAACCATGAAGCTTCCCAACTCCTTCCTACTAATCCCTACTCCGCAACAAAAGCTGGTGCAGAAATGCTTGTTATGGCCTATGGGAGATCGTATGGGTTACCTGTGATAACGACCCGTGGAAACAATGTTTATGGCCCAAATCAATTTCCTGAGAAACTAATCCCGAAGTTTATCCTCTTAGCCATGCAAGGGAAGGTTCTTCCGATTCACGGGGATGGTTCTAATGTCAGGAGCTATCTGTACTGCGAGGATGTTGCCGAGGCATTTGAAGTCATTCTTCACAAAGGAGAAGTTGGTCATGTCTACAATATAGGGACGAAAAAGGAAAGGAGAGTAATTGATGTAGCCACGGATGTATGCAAACTTTTCTCTATGGATCCAGAAACGAGCATTAAGTTTGTGGAGAATAGACCGTTTAATGATCAAAGGTATTTTCTTGATGACGAGAAGTTGAAGAACTTGGGGTGGTCGGAAAGGACTAGGTGGGAAGAAGGGTTGAAGATAACCATGGACTGGTATATAAATAATCCCGATTGGTGGGGAGATGTCTCTGGAGCATTGCTTCCTCACCCTAGAACACTTATGATGCCCGGCGGAATCGAAAGGCATTTTGACGGAGCTGAAAAGTGCAATGATGGGTCCTCTCCATATTCAAGCGCATCTCAAAATCAGACCAAGATGGTGGTACCGGTCTCCAAAAGCAGCGGCTCTCCTAGAAAACCGCCCTTGAAATTCTTGATTTATGGAAGGACGGGGTGGCTTGGTGGTTTACTTGGGAAGATATGTGAGAAACAAGGAATTGTTTACGAGTATGGAAAGGGGCGTCTGGAGGATCGGTCACTACTTTTGGCAGATATTCAGAGTGTTAAGCCCACCCATGTTTTCAATGCTGCCGGTGTGACTGGAAGGCCAAATGTTGATTGGTGCGAAACTCATAAAACAGAAACAATACGCGCTAATGTTGCCGGTACCCTTACCTTGGCTGATGTTTGCAGAGAGCATGGACTTCTGATGATGAATTTTGCTACTGGGTGCATATTTGAATATGATGCTAATCATCCAGAGGGTTCTGGCATTGGGTTCAAGGAGGAAGACACCCCCAATTTCACCGGTTCTTTCTATTCAAAGACGAAGGCCATG GTTGAGGAGCTCTTGAAAGAATATGACAACGTGTGTACCCTCAGAGTCCGAATGCCTATATCTTCAGACCTCAACAATCCTCGCAACTTCATTACCAAAATTAGCCGTTATAACAAAGTTGTCAACATTCCAAACAGCATGACCATCTTGGATGAGCTTCTGCCGATCTCAGTCGAAATGGCCAAACGTAACCTCAGGGGCATATGGAACTTTACAAACCCTGGTGTCGTGAGCCACAACGAGATTCTGGAGATGTACAAAGAATACATTGATCCAGGCTTCAAGTGGGCCAACTTCACGCTAGAAGAGCAAGCCAAGGTGATAGTCGCCCCGCGGAGCAACAATGAGATGGATGCTTCTAAGTTGAAGAAAGAATTCCCTGAATTGCTTTCTATCAAGGAGTCCTTGATCAAGTATGTGTTCGAACCCAACAAGAAAACCTCCGCGGCTTAA
- the LOC131328706 gene encoding uncharacterized protein LOC131328706: MAQRVHVLFIGSKYLFSAHSKAITMRSNEIKRFTVLAEEVYTSAIGDPGMRRDGLRVAIEAWNQCNEIALMLITPLYLVPKSPNFKVRFTLDVKQGKSPRSQLYLMDIGSCWKNNGQPCNGDVTTDVTRYSEMIINPDLQSYCNSSHLVDCPPYHTFRNGTRIHRTDKDNYPYEAYHVYCSPGNAEYTEEPKRFCDPYSNPQPQEIVQIVPHPVWGEYGYPTKKGDGWIGDPRTWELNVGKLSQALYFYQDPGTKPVKRHWPSINLGAEVYIDGNEILEWTVSDFDIIITRDDT, encoded by the exons ATGGCACAGCGTGTACACGTTCTATTTATAGGTTCAAAATACTTGTTTTCTGCTCATTCCAAAGCAATTACAATGAGGTCTAATGAAATTAAGCG ATTTACTGTTTTGGCTGAGGAAGTGTACACATCAGCCATTGGTGATCCTGGGATGAGAAGAGATGGTCTTAGAGTGGCAATAGAGGCATGGAATCAATGCAATGAA ATTGCTTTGATGTTGATAACTCCACTTTACCTC GTTCCAAAGTCACCAAATTTCAAAGTGAGATTCACTCTAGACGTAAAACAAGGAAAGAGTCCGAGAAGCCAGTTGTACCTCATGGACATCGGAAGTTGTTGGAAGAACAATGGCCAACCTTGCAATGGGGACGTCACAACGGATGTCACCAGATACAGTGAAATGATTATAAACCCAGACCTGCAATCATACTGCAACTCGAGCCACCTTGTTGACTGCCCTCCTTATCACACCTTTCGAAATGGAACACGTATCCATAGGACAGACAAAGATAACTATCCCTACGAGGCTTATCACGTGTATTGTTCCCCGGGCAATGCTGAGTATACTGAGGAGCCAAAAAGATTCTGTGATCCTTATAGTAATCCCCAACCGCAGGAAATAGTGCAAATTGTCCCTCACCCAGTTTGGGGAGAATATGgttacccaacaaaaaaaggagatgGTTGGATTGGCGATCCAAGAACTTGGGAACTTAATGTTGGAAAACTTTCTCAGGCGCTCTATTTCTATCAG GATCCAGGCACCAAACCGGTGAAAAGACATTGGCCGTCGATTAACTTGGGAGCTGAAGTGTACATCGATGGCAACGAAATCCTAGAGTGGACTGTTAGTGATTTCGACATCATTATTACAAGAGATGATACTTAG
- the LOC131331467 gene encoding trifunctional UDP-glucose 4,6-dehydratase/UDP-4-keto-6-deoxy-D-glucose 3,5-epimerase/UDP-4-keto-L-rhamnose-reductase RHM1 isoform X1, which translates to MHRNLNSVLIEVVCYLDSVNRGFSNMAEYTPKNILITGAAGFIASHVANRLIRNYPDYKIVVLDKLDYCSNLKNLLPARSSPNFKFVKGDIASADLVNFLLITESIDTIMHFAAQTHVDNSFGNSFEFTKNNIYGTHVLLEACKVTGQIRRFIHVSTDEVYGETDEDAVVGNHEASQLLPTNPYSATKAGAEMLVMAYGRSYGLPVITTRGNNVYGPNQFPEKLIPKFILLAMQGKVLPIHGDGSNVRSYLYCEDVAEAFEVILHKGEVGHVYNIGTKKERRVIDVATDVCKLFSMDPETSIKFVENRPFNDQRYFLDDEKLKNLGWSERTRWEEGLKITMDWYINNPDWWGDVSGALLPHPRTLMMPGGIERHFDGAEKCNDGSSPYSSASQNQTKMVVPVSKSSGSPRKPPLKFLIYGRTGWLGGLLGKICEKQGIVYEYGKGRLEDRSLLLADIQSVKPTHVFNAAGVTGRPNVDWCETHKTETIRANVAGTLTLADVCREHGLLMMNFATGCIFEYDANHPEGSGIGFKEEDTPNFTGSFYSKTKAMVEELLKEYDNVCTLRVRMPISSDLNNPRNFITKISRYNKVVNIPNSMTILDELLPISVEMAKRNLRGIWNFTNPGVVSHNEILEMYKEYIDPGFKWANFTLEEQAKVIVAPRSNNEMDASKLKKEFPELLSIKESLIKYVFEPNKKTSAA; encoded by the exons ATGCATCGCAATTTAAATTCTGTGCTGATTGAAGTCGTTTGCTATCTGG ATTCTGTAAATAGAGGCTTCTCTAATATGGCTGAATATACCCCAAAGAACATCCTTATTACTGGGGCTGCTGGATTCATTGCATCTCATGTTGCTAACCGGCTTATCCGGAACTATCCTGACTACAAGATTGTCGTGCTCGACAAACTCGATTACTGTTCAAATCTCAAGAATTTACTTCCTGCTCGATCATCTCCCAACTTCAAGTTTGTTAAGGGGGACATTGCAAGTGCTGACCTCGTCAACTTCCTCCTCATCACTGAATCTATCGACACAATAATGCACTTTGCAGCCCAAACCCATGTCGATAACTCCTTTGGTAACAGCTTTGAGTTTACCAAAAACAACATTTATGGAACCCATGTTCTTCTAGAAGCATGCAAAGTCACTGGCCAAATTAGAAGGTTCATCCATGTGAGCACTGACGAGGTCTATGGAGAGACTGATGAAGATGCTGTGGTGGGAAACCATGAAGCTTCCCAACTCCTTCCTACTAATCCCTACTCCGCAACAAAAGCTGGTGCAGAAATGCTTGTTATGGCCTATGGGAGATCGTATGGGTTACCTGTGATAACGACCCGTGGAAACAATGTTTATGGCCCAAATCAATTTCCTGAGAAACTAATCCCGAAGTTTATCCTCTTAGCCATGCAAGGGAAGGTTCTTCCGATTCACGGGGATGGTTCTAATGTCAGGAGCTATCTGTACTGCGAGGATGTTGCCGAGGCATTTGAAGTCATTCTTCACAAAGGAGAAGTTGGTCATGTCTACAATATAGGGACGAAAAAGGAAAGGAGAGTAATTGATGTAGCCACGGATGTATGCAAACTTTTCTCTATGGATCCAGAAACGAGCATTAAGTTTGTGGAGAATAGACCGTTTAATGATCAAAGGTATTTTCTTGATGACGAGAAGTTGAAGAACTTGGGGTGGTCGGAAAGGACTAGGTGGGAAGAAGGGTTGAAGATAACCATGGACTGGTATATAAATAATCCCGATTGGTGGGGAGATGTCTCTGGAGCATTGCTTCCTCACCCTAGAACACTTATGATGCCCGGCGGAATCGAAAGGCATTTTGACGGAGCTGAAAAGTGCAATGATGGGTCCTCTCCATATTCAAGCGCATCTCAAAATCAGACCAAGATGGTGGTACCGGTCTCCAAAAGCAGCGGCTCTCCTAGAAAACCGCCCTTGAAATTCTTGATTTATGGAAGGACGGGGTGGCTTGGTGGTTTACTTGGGAAGATATGTGAGAAACAAGGAATTGTTTACGAGTATGGAAAGGGGCGTCTGGAGGATCGGTCACTACTTTTGGCAGATATTCAGAGTGTTAAGCCCACCCATGTTTTCAATGCTGCCGGTGTGACTGGAAGGCCAAATGTTGATTGGTGCGAAACTCATAAAACAGAAACAATACGCGCTAATGTTGCCGGTACCCTTACCTTGGCTGATGTTTGCAGAGAGCATGGACTTCTGATGATGAATTTTGCTACTGGGTGCATATTTGAATATGATGCTAATCATCCAGAGGGTTCTGGCATTGGGTTCAAGGAGGAAGACACCCCCAATTTCACCGGTTCTTTCTATTCAAAGACGAAGGCCATG GTTGAGGAGCTCTTGAAAGAATATGACAACGTGTGTACCCTCAGAGTCCGAATGCCTATATCTTCAGACCTCAACAATCCTCGCAACTTCATTACCAAAATTAGCCGTTATAACAAAGTTGTCAACATTCCAAACAGCATGACCATCTTGGATGAGCTTCTGCCGATCTCAGTCGAAATGGCCAAACGTAACCTCAGGGGCATATGGAACTTTACAAACCCTGGTGTCGTGAGCCACAACGAGATTCTGGAGATGTACAAAGAATACATTGATCCAGGCTTCAAGTGGGCCAACTTCACGCTAGAAGAGCAAGCCAAGGTGATAGTCGCCCCGCGGAGCAACAATGAGATGGATGCTTCTAAGTTGAAGAAAGAATTCCCTGAATTGCTTTCTATCAAGGAGTCCTTGATCAAGTATGTGTTCGAACCCAACAAGAAAACCTCCGCGGCTTAA